From Paracoccus aminovorans, one genomic window encodes:
- a CDS encoding SulP family inorganic anion transporter yields MMQQARANPGFAPLFTPKLVTVLREGYGAGQLRADALAGLTVAIVALPLSMAIAIASGATPAQGLYTAIVGGFLVSALGGSRFQIGGPAGAFIVLVAGIVAQFGMTGLILATFMSGMMLVAIGLLRLGTFIKFIPFPVTVGFTAGIAVIIFASQLKEIFGLTLAHEPGALIEKLGALWAARVTVTPAALALALGTVAVILGLKRLRPHWPGMLIAVALAAGVTALTGAEVATIGSKFGGIPSSLPAPALPQFSWSQVVALLPSAVSLTLLGAIESLLSAVVADGMSGRRHRSNCELVAQGVANMGSALFGGICVTGTIARTATNVRAGAHGPVAGMLHALFLLGFMLVAAPLASYIPLAALAGVLAVVSWNMVEKPAIAILLRSGWGEAAVLAVTFGLTVFRDLTEAIVTGLALGSVLFIQRMSQATGIQDQTPLVAPDRPDGEARPDVPQPHDVLVYRISGALFFGATASIGSVLDNIQDGARVLVVDFSAVPFLDSTGANMIEGLAHKAHRRGVQLWLTGARRDIRRVLLTHGLRRPLARYAATVEDALHRGNDKEAA; encoded by the coding sequence ATGATGCAGCAAGCCCGTGCGAACCCCGGTTTCGCGCCGCTTTTCACCCCGAAACTGGTCACCGTCCTGCGCGAGGGCTATGGCGCCGGGCAGCTGCGCGCCGATGCGCTGGCCGGGCTGACCGTCGCCATCGTGGCGCTGCCGCTGTCGATGGCCATTGCCATCGCCTCGGGCGCGACCCCGGCGCAGGGGCTCTATACCGCCATCGTCGGCGGCTTCCTGGTCTCGGCACTGGGCGGTTCGCGCTTCCAGATCGGCGGGCCGGCGGGGGCCTTCATCGTGCTGGTGGCGGGGATCGTCGCGCAATTCGGCATGACGGGGCTGATCCTCGCCACCTTCATGTCGGGGATGATGCTGGTCGCGATCGGGTTACTCAGGCTGGGCACCTTCATCAAGTTCATCCCCTTCCCGGTGACGGTCGGCTTCACCGCCGGCATCGCCGTCATCATCTTCGCCAGCCAGCTGAAGGAAATCTTCGGCCTGACGCTGGCGCATGAGCCGGGCGCGCTGATCGAAAAGCTCGGCGCGCTCTGGGCGGCGCGGGTCACGGTGACGCCGGCGGCACTGGCGCTGGCGCTCGGCACCGTCGCGGTGATCCTGGGGCTGAAGCGCCTGCGTCCGCATTGGCCCGGCATGCTGATCGCTGTGGCACTGGCGGCGGGGGTGACGGCGCTGACCGGGGCGGAGGTCGCCACCATCGGCTCGAAATTCGGCGGCATCCCTTCGTCGCTACCGGCGCCGGCACTGCCGCAGTTCTCGTGGTCCCAGGTCGTGGCGCTGCTGCCCTCGGCGGTGTCACTGACCCTGCTGGGCGCCATCGAATCGCTGCTGTCGGCCGTGGTCGCCGACGGCATGAGCGGCCGCCGCCACCGCTCGAACTGCGAGCTGGTGGCGCAGGGGGTGGCGAACATGGGCTCGGCGCTGTTCGGCGGCATCTGCGTCACCGGCACCATCGCGAGGACCGCGACCAATGTGCGCGCGGGCGCGCATGGGCCGGTGGCCGGAATGCTGCATGCGCTGTTTCTTCTGGGCTTCATGCTGGTCGCGGCGCCGCTGGCCTCCTACATCCCGCTGGCTGCGTTGGCAGGCGTGCTGGCGGTGGTGTCCTGGAACATGGTCGAGAAGCCGGCCATCGCAATCCTGCTGCGCTCGGGCTGGGGCGAGGCTGCGGTGCTGGCGGTGACCTTCGGTCTGACGGTGTTCCGAGACCTGACCGAGGCCATCGTCACCGGGCTGGCTCTGGGATCGGTGCTGTTCATCCAGCGCATGAGCCAGGCCACCGGCATCCAGGACCAGACGCCGCTGGTCGCCCCGGACCGGCCCGACGGAGAGGCGCGGCCGGATGTCCCGCAGCCGCATGACGTGCTGGTCTACCGCATCTCGGGGGCGCTGTTCTTCGGCGCCACGGCCAGCATCGGCTCGGTGCTGGACAATATCCAGGACGGGGCACGGGTGCTGGTGGTGGATTTCAGCGCCGTGCCCTTTCTGGATTCGACCGGGGCCAACATGATCGAGGGGCTGGCCCACAAGGCGCATCGCCGGGGCGTGCAGTTGTGGCTGACCGGTGCCCGTCGCGACATCCGCCGCGTATTGCTGACCCATGGGCTGCGGCGGCCGTTGGCACGCTATGCCGCGACGGTCGAGGACGCGCTGCATCGCGGAAATGACAAAGAGGCGGCCTGA
- a CDS encoding helix-turn-helix domain-containing protein → MMTSAQMRAARALLGIDQKRLAELSGLSVPTIQRMEASDGNVRGIVESLTRVVEALEAAGIELIGEGAASASGGRGVRLKSGPTS, encoded by the coding sequence ATGATGACCTCGGCCCAGATGCGTGCGGCGCGTGCCCTGCTTGGCATCGACCAGAAGCGGCTGGCCGAACTGTCCGGCCTGTCGGTCCCCACGATCCAGCGCATGGAAGCCAGCGACGGCAATGTGCGCGGCATCGTCGAAAGCCTGACCCGCGTGGTCGAGGCGCTCGAAGCCGCCGGGATCGAACTGATCGGCGAGGGTGCGGCCAGCGCCTCGGGCGGGCGCGGCGTGCGGCTGAAATCCGGTCCGACGAGTTAA
- a CDS encoding TonB-dependent receptor domain-containing protein — MQLRRILPLAGVSSLALATALYAQETAPGTSGGTLVLNPITLVADGQENVEATGGVVVSAEDIEALQPADVSELFARDSAITVSGGAGPAKRIHVFGLEQSNLAVTVDGVPQGPTSWHHTGSNVIDPAFLKSVEVEAGAAAADSGFGAAAGAVRYETVGAKDLLTDGKTQGGRVGLSYGSNGRGLSASLAGYGVYGGFDWFAMIHGTSGDNYEAANGREMPGTEPAAQGALVKLGYEFDAHRLELAYDYNKDDADRTIKMNMDLNADDLVYPLKVTTNTLSLKYSSTAPTDAWDPEAMLFVSNNKYERPNYDPARTNGDMNLENQTIGGKLQNTYTLGQGKITAGVDWAYDDYDIDNYGNTDRRYWSMETMQIGAFVQGRFAFDNGIDLSTGLRLDHHRFTDWNGIHHNDTGASVNGTVSYEFAEGYEVFAGASHTWSGYNFGEYALLHARTADLYVQDGFKPATARNIKLGLNANQGNWTGNLTFFDTRLKNLGEYNTNGQYDTDPATAPYLGNADEYRSKGFTLQGNYSWGTGRVGASFTKADVTQNGKDKVPDGGTVMPVGNLATLFIDQEIPQYNIKVGGTVEWAGKLDATQHLNADGSNAGFRDHDSYTVVNIYGEWRPQNYENVVVHLGVDNLFDETYYERSSYVERVMGTRIIDPLYAPGRTVTLGLKMDF; from the coding sequence ATGCAACTGCGCCGTATCCTTCCCTTGGCGGGGGTGTCTTCGCTTGCCCTGGCCACGGCCCTTTACGCCCAGGAAACCGCACCTGGCACAAGCGGCGGCACTCTGGTCCTGAACCCGATCACCCTGGTCGCCGACGGTCAGGAAAACGTCGAGGCGACTGGCGGCGTGGTGGTCTCGGCCGAGGACATCGAAGCGCTGCAGCCCGCCGACGTGTCCGAACTGTTCGCCCGCGATTCCGCCATCACCGTCTCGGGCGGGGCGGGTCCGGCCAAGCGCATCCACGTCTTTGGCCTTGAGCAGTCGAACCTGGCGGTGACCGTGGACGGCGTGCCGCAGGGTCCGACCAGCTGGCACCACACCGGCTCGAACGTGATCGACCCGGCCTTCCTGAAATCGGTCGAGGTCGAGGCCGGCGCCGCCGCCGCCGACTCGGGGTTCGGTGCGGCGGCGGGTGCCGTGCGCTATGAAACCGTGGGCGCCAAGGATCTGCTGACGGACGGCAAGACCCAGGGCGGACGCGTCGGCCTGTCCTATGGCAGCAACGGCCGCGGCCTCTCCGCTTCGCTGGCCGGCTATGGCGTCTATGGCGGCTTCGATTGGTTCGCCATGATCCACGGCACCAGCGGCGACAATTACGAGGCCGCGAACGGCCGCGAGATGCCGGGGACCGAGCCGGCGGCGCAAGGCGCCCTGGTGAAGCTGGGCTATGAGTTCGACGCGCATCGTCTGGAACTGGCCTATGACTACAACAAGGACGACGCCGACCGCACCATCAAGATGAACATGGACCTGAACGCGGACGACCTGGTCTATCCGCTGAAGGTCACGACCAACACGCTGTCGCTGAAATACAGCTCGACCGCGCCCACCGACGCCTGGGACCCCGAGGCGATGCTGTTCGTCTCGAACAACAAATACGAGCGCCCGAACTACGACCCCGCCCGCACCAACGGCGACATGAACCTGGAAAACCAGACCATCGGCGGCAAGTTGCAGAACACCTACACGCTGGGCCAGGGCAAGATCACGGCCGGCGTCGACTGGGCCTATGACGATTACGACATCGACAACTACGGCAACACCGATCGCCGCTACTGGTCGATGGAGACGATGCAGATCGGCGCCTTCGTGCAGGGCCGCTTCGCCTTCGACAACGGCATCGACCTGTCCACCGGTCTGCGTCTGGACCACCACCGCTTCACCGACTGGAACGGCATCCATCACAACGATACCGGCGCCAGCGTGAACGGTACCGTGTCCTATGAGTTCGCCGAGGGCTATGAGGTCTTTGCCGGCGCTTCGCACACCTGGTCGGGCTACAACTTCGGCGAATACGCCCTGCTGCACGCCCGCACCGCCGACCTGTATGTCCAGGACGGTTTCAAGCCGGCGACCGCGCGCAACATCAAGCTGGGCCTGAACGCCAACCAGGGCAACTGGACCGGCAACCTGACCTTCTTCGACACCCGCCTGAAGAACCTCGGCGAATACAATACCAACGGCCAGTATGACACCGATCCGGCGACGGCGCCCTATCTGGGCAATGCCGACGAATACCGCAGCAAGGGCTTCACGCTGCAAGGCAACTACAGCTGGGGCACGGGCCGGGTCGGCGCCAGCTTCACCAAGGCGGACGTGACCCAGAACGGCAAGGACAAGGTTCCGGACGGCGGCACCGTCATGCCGGTCGGGAACCTCGCCACGCTGTTCATCGACCAGGAGATCCCGCAATACAACATCAAGGTCGGCGGCACGGTGGAATGGGCCGGCAAGCTGGATGCGACCCAGCACCTGAACGCGGATGGCAGCAATGCGGGCTTCAGGGACCACGACTCCTATACCGTTGTGAACATCTATGGCGAATGGCGTCCGCAGAACTACGAGAATGTGGTCGTGCATCTGGGCGTCGATAACCTGTTCGACGAGACCTATTATGAGCGTTCGAGCTATGTCGAGCGCGTCATGGGCACCCGGATCATCGACCCGCTCTATGCCCCCGGCCGCACGGTCACTTTGGGCCTGAAGATGGACTTCTGA